Below is a genomic region from Candidatus Cloacimonas sp..
CGATTCCAAGTAAAGAGGATTATTTTATACTCGGTTATGGCTTTAGTAATTACCTCGGGTAGCCAGGTAACTGCGCAACCTGACTATGATTATCGCGATGTTATATCCTACAACGAAGGCTTGCCTGATGGCAGAAAGTTCGGGGCAATGCTGATAACAACCGGTAAGTGGGTCATTCCACCACAGTATGATTATGAACTAACTTTTGAGAAAAATAATCTGGCAATAGTTAAAACAGGTGGGAAAGCGGGTCTTATCGACATTACGGGGAAGATGGTAGTTACACCGCAATATGACGACATAAGGGAATTTGTCGGCGATGATTTGGCACAAGTGAAGTTGAAGGGTAAATAGGGTTTTATAGACAGGGAAGGCAGGTTAGTGATTGTACCACAGTATGAAATCAATAGTTGGCCCTTTAGGGAAGGAACCGTGCCTGCTAAGCTTAACGGTCAGTGCGGGTTTATTGATAGAACAGGCAATTTTATAGCTCTTCCTGAATGTGAAGAGGTTGACCGCTTTCATCAAGGTTTAGCCAAGATAAAACAAGACGGAAAATGGGGTTTTATCAATAGCACAGGAATGTACGTAGCTTTTCCGCAGTTTGAAGATGTTGATTACTTCAGTGAAGGGCTCGCCAAAGTAAAGCAGGGTGGCAAATGGGGTTTTATTGATCAATCAGGCAATATCGCGGTCGGCTTCTCGTATGATAACGTGGGATTTTTCAAGGAAGGGCTTGCCCCTGTAGAGAAAAACGGAAAGTGGGGCTTTATTGACAAATCCGGCCGGGTGGTAATATCGTTGGACTACGAGTCTGCCGAATGCTTTCGGGACGGATTGGCGCAAGTGAAAAAAGAAGGTTTTTACGGCTTTGTTGACCATAACGGAAAAATAGCTGTACCGTTGCGTTTTTTCAGGCTATCTTGGTTTTCCGAAGATTTGGCGGTTGCAGCAACACCCGAAGGACTGGGGTACATCAATAAATCGGGATTAATGGTTATTGCGCCGGGTTTT
It encodes:
- a CDS encoding WG repeat-containing protein produces the protein MRFQVKRIILYSVMALVITSGSQVTAQPDYDYRDVISYNEGLPDGRKFGAMLITTGKWVIPPQYDYELTFEKNNLAIVKTGGKAGLIDITGKMVVTPQYDDIREFVGDDLAQVKLKGK
- a CDS encoding WG repeat-containing protein, with the translated sequence MDREGRLVIVPQYEINSWPFREGTVPAKLNGQCGFIDRTGNFIALPECEEVDRFHQGLAKIKQDGKWGFINSTGMYVAFPQFEDVDYFSEGLAKVKQGGKWGFIDQSGNIAVGFSYDNVGFFKEGLAPVEKNGKWGFIDKSGRVVISLDYESAECFRDGLAQVKKEGFYGFVDHNGKIAVPLRFFRLSWFSEDLAVAATPEGLGYINKSGLMVIAPGF